One Engraulis encrasicolus isolate BLACKSEA-1 chromosome 4, IST_EnEncr_1.0, whole genome shotgun sequence genomic window, agcagcattcttctccttttacttgtgtcctacagccaaaaaataaacagttattgtgattttattgtttaagtaataggcctacaatatagttgacacatttgtcctgaactcagtcaattacatctctcagacaatccaaatcggttttcataggtttacttcttcagtgacttagttccagcttcctacacatccagctgtcttggtaacaggtcagaggaaagacatccatcttatccagagcagaagagatttttttttttaagacaaaaCGTTACAGGGCTTTccagacacaccttcaaaacatacaggcaaccttaactaaatgtatgaaaggcttttgtctcactaacattaataaaaatataaaccaaccagtcttcggaaatgctgcacatactacagagtacaatatcacacagtcacacgcacgatttgcggctgatatcagctatcatgcataggcctacttatagtagctgttgccttattgcctatgctctagccacaactttctttaaaccagTAAACTTCCCTGTAgtgtcaacaaagcaacaaatccctgctcgtgaaagagagaaattggctaactataaccctccgcattatgattttggaacacaacgacaggTGAATAAACCGTTTTCCacgcagccttcatccgcataaTCAAACAGTTATGCAGTAGACGAGCTACGACGCTAGCCAAGCAAGCAAAGCAGCACTGTATACGAGCCGAGATAAGAAACGTCCGTtgacacaaacaataaaccattgtcgctcgcgacaacattttcttgcaagcaagctgaccaagcacatgatgcgacttaccacaccgAACATACCAGAGTAATATTATGCGcgagctctccctctgtctttatcagagttcggacttgtgAAAGACACAAGTCGCAGTCCATCGACTTACGTAGAAATAACATGACACTTGTGgcagagctgtagagaaagagttgtcctgaagccgttgacggccgcggacgagcatggctgctctacatccggggtttcgccgtcacttcattttgctcaaagggtcctgtgcagcaacggggacgccattgagtgtcgttggcgtgtcgaccacttcccaggtaagttgatataatagggagattaatcaaagttgtctgtctttgtcagcgtaagctatcacaagtacagtctctgaggatgtaaTTTTGCCAGTTTGGGTAATATAAAATCACAATGGTAATGTGAAAAACCGTTAATCGTGTGGTAATAGCTAGCGTTTTCAACACGGCGCTTCTGGTTCAACTTTGGATTTGACGTGTTCGCAAAACATCGATGCTACCtttcaatctatattttaaacgatgacatgtcacatattttataagataccgtcctgttgtcttctgtcaatatccatacagtcgttgtgtttgatttcagagctatttGCTTATCGGTCATTTATAAATAGCTAATGTTTCTAAGCTAGCTGGAAGCTAATGTCAACAAGTTAGTTGATGCACGGAGATCTTTATGCTATCTAACTAGATCCAATAATGGACTACGAGGCattcaaatgctgatgttcatggctTCAGGTATTACTTAAGTAGAATTTGGGATTTTTGTGCCATTGAGTGTCTACTGTGTCGTGTGTCGAGTCGacaggctatcacaagtacagtctccgaggatgtcatttgttgtttttgggtagtatacaatggtgatgttacctgctcatttcttgttaagctgacattaagcttacattactcGTGTATCTTTACGATAGCTAGATTCACAATGAACTGTGAGGCATTGAAATGGTGATGTTCATGTTGTCATGTTTCTGTTCGGATCTAGGTTCTAGCagattgttggtggagaccgctacagcaggctggtgcagactggtggtgttggtggggaccgCTACAGCCATCGGAAGGGATTTGGCAGGAGGTGGAGCCTTCTTTGCTTGACTTTTACTGCCAAGGTAGCTTTTTCCCTTCCCATGGTTCTTCCCTTTCATTATTGATGCATTTACCTGCAATCCTGAGCCTCAACCTGGTGTATTTGGTGATCACTCTCCTGTTGACATCATGGCAGGATGGAAGGTTTGATTTCACAGTCATGGCCTCTTCCACTAGTTCACTGACTGAGCACTCCATTAGGGCTTCTGATGTCCTGGCCCGGAACAGCTGCTCAACGTGCTGCAGTAAAGAGAATACATCCGCAGATGGCTGGAGAAGTGCGCCCTCTCTGTACTCCTTCATCTGCAGCAGTGTGGCGTTGTCCGGTATAGCGTCGTCACTGTTCCTTAAGGCAGGCTTACAGGCCGAACACAAAGAGCCGCCTAGTACACCCTTGATGACGTATCCGGCCAGATGGTATAGCACACAGGATTCCGCTTTTGTGAGTgagtgcatttggtggatgggtgGCTGGTCGTGGTGGTGTGTCTACCAAGTGCTAGAATCATAGTtgtcatctgttgtaattattcacttggtCATAATGATAGCACAGATTCATTGAAAATCACTTCTTTCAATCAGCAGTGACTGGCTGTGAAATATTTAGCCGTCCAGATCCAGTTCAACATTTGACTAATAtcactgtttttgtcttttgtattcccattgagttgtgttacaggtggaaatgattctgctcctactgcatgagactgctgctgttgatggggAAGTGCTTTTGCCAGAAATGGCTTAGTTGCAGGTGGTGGCTTTCTTGAGTTGCACTGATAAGGTAACCTAACTAACCTTTTGAGGACCCTTACAGTAAGTAATATTATATCTGTGTCTAACATTTTGTATTTCCGGTGATTGAggtctttagctgcaaaatgtatagGACTTTGGTCAGACTAGTAGGGCCGGATATATGTGCACAGCAACatagttgtcttttttttgtttctatacGCCATCCCAATGGAATTCAAATGAAACTACGGTAACAAGAGAAtaaaagtgcctttcaaaacattcaaggatcagagagaagtaataataaaacgaagacacattaacacatttttaacaaaaataaaacggTAGTTAAAAAGTCCTaaggaataggctaactgaaacaaatgagtttttagtctgcatttgAACTTGGGTAATAAGTCAGGGGGGCAGTGCATTccagagctgaggagcagagcaactgaaaagcTCTACTCCCCATGGTACTGAGAtgggcagagggacagagaggaggatggtcGAGGACAAACCGAGGTAGCGAGAGGGAATGGCAAGGCAAGATTGTTGCAAGATTGTGAATGGCCTGGAAGGTGTGCAGGACAGGAGTATTTTAAGAAGCACAgggtattgagcactcagagacatagccaagGTAAGAATGGAAGATGCcgaacaaccattcaacaagttaattgagtcaagactgggtcaagaaataccagaggacagttttcaaaggtatggactagtgaaagtgactgttgacagacagggtgtcaagacaatggtatttgtgtcgtattcgtgggtaagcggttagggtgtcagactcgtagcccaaaggatgctggttcgactccgacccgccaggttggtgcggggagtaattaaccagtgctctcccccatcctcctccctgactgaggtaccctgatcatggtaccgtcccgccacactgcgccattggggactgcccccttgcatggatgaggcagaaatgcaattttctagtgtgcagtgttcacttgaattttgtggagtactgtgtcacagtgaatttaaatgtattactttaataaatgttaataacatttgggaatgggcagcatagttgcaatgcctactctggccacccttgtaagatcagataactaacttttagtgtctgttttcaccctTGTAAGTtcagataactaacttttagtgtctgttttcacagaaattcgtctagcgtgacacttctccacaatccacatgtacaCAGGCATTTAAAAACAATATGGCCATTGCCATTGGTCTTGTCCTCTAGGTCCTCTAGGcccaagctgttagggcagcacagtacaataaattaagttgccaaaaaaaaccttaaaatattcctctgtggtattaaaaaaaatatgctttccatgtagatgtgtgcattctactgttctccacttctgtgaagcaatactataggatgagggtgaaaatggtgtttatatatttttttttcagcagcaagacattctaaaatttcttccagaagggaggaacgctaattattggtttagcaaagggtccagagcaatcttgtccgccattcttgctgtgtgatccatttaactttccaataaatgtccctccagggtgtggcctaccattttggcactgtacctttaaacaaagtcttgggtaggctgtggcattccaacaaatataaattggttctaattggcccaaaatgtgcttaggaaatatccctatgccattatatctcctgcatgaaacgttgatgtaagacagagtccatcttttcatgttgttatcgacaaaattctgtcaattccacctgagagtgtagatgtagatatcaagactcatcagactaggcaacatttttccgatcttttagtgtcgtttatggtgagccagtcgaaattgttgcctcattttcctgttcttggctgacaggagtggcaccaaatgtgtttttctgctgctatagcccatttccCTCAAGGTtgaatgtgctgtgtaatcagggattctcttatgcatacatATTAtgtatttgacttaatgttgcctttgtatcagctcaaactaGTCTGGCCAtttcctctgccatcaacaagacatttttgcccacagaatcgctgctcactgtattCCCCCCCTTACCATTGTTTGTTAAccccagagatggttatgtgtgaatatcccagcagatcagtcttttctgaaatattcaaatcaatccctttcagcaccaacagccatgccatgtatataaataaatctctctcttttttcttctcctgtctgctcctctctggtcataggttgatgctttcaatgcattggaagttccagcatgttccagtgaattccaattcttcatgcattattgatttcacacacacacacacacacacacacacacacacacacacacgtcttgtcatgtacacagacatgccgttttattcatagttattttgtttgggctgtttatgtttctatttggagtatttttttatttcaaataaaagattgaaccattcaagcacaggttgtacagctgtgggttatttacttcatgttcattgcatcatgttcatgttcatgttcatttgcatcctgcattgagtggtttgacaggtctgatgatgaccagcatcataaaggctgaaattaacaaatgctatattactgtaggcctacaactgggacatgctgggtttatgtatttatctttttatgtattggaagtattttatccattaaaatatccttctgctgaatccaaaacaaatagacattatcaagggctacggacaattagcatctcaatggtaagtaatggagcttcctagctaagatgacgtttccctcccaaagtgtaactgcaatgatattaccgtattacggtactgacacttcaatgtttttatatgacaatgaaggccataaaatggcctacaaaaaacaaaacgaacTCGTTCTTTTGGGGGCGGcataatctgatataattaccgttaaaggacgctctcgctcaatgaaatgtattgacagctcccggtgtataggacccttctgcggtgggcgtagactacgcaaaccacgtgaccactcgtcggcaaagatcaaaggatgctccaactcttttctctacagctctgaCTTGTGGTAACCGAAGACAGCTTGCGCGCCCCCCAAAACGAAAATGTGGCTAGACATAGTCAGCTAATTTATCAGATTTGTGTCAGTTTAGCGTCCTGCATTAGGTATCGCCTGTGAAGTGGACACACTTAGCCCAATCTATTACCTAAAAAGCATCCGCCCaacagccaaccatccgttatgagctctactaagcgaaatagcaaccaaatgaatcccagaagggATGACTTACAGTAGCTAACTAAAcaccgttgacagaacctggacgaagtactttacaatgtagcctacctttgtaaaattcattaaagcaagcatctatattcccaaatccaccacaggacagcaaaccgctgcagttcatttgctccccttaaaagactagttaataccgtttcctcctattacttgaaatgtgccttgctttccacaaacaggaactcacggctgacgcacATTTACACAGTGAAAAGCAATTTATGGAAAGTTTATAtacataaaaggcgcacacttaccgaaacaatgctttcataaGCCATCTGGTGTCctctcttctggacgttggtagccAACTGATAGCCGTTCTTCTGGCAATGGACCGGTAAAATTCGAAAATTCAAATATCTTTGACAAGATAACTCGGCTGAGACGCACTTCACATCTCTACAGAGTTGATTTGCTTGGGTTTGAATAACTCTGTTAAATAACTCCAACACTGAACACCATTTTAATCAGAATGtgttaaaatgacattttgaGAGTTGAAATCAACTCTGACATGTTTAACCCTGAAATTTCAACATTCCAGTTTTTGCTGTGTAccaacatgtaggctacaaaatgTCCATTTTTGCACGGTTCCTCTAAATTGTGGACCAGAAtctaagaaaacacacacacaaaaatcctacagtatcggcccctgaggacggtCGGAAATGACTTGTGTGTCAgcttaccagtccaggcctgcataCAGACATGGTCATGAAGCAGCCAGGTATTCTCCAATCACAGCAGAGTTTAGGGCACTGGGTTTGCTTCGTCGGTGACccagtgttctgtcgagatgagctgcttTGACGAGATGAGATGCCAGTAGCCTAACTCGACGGTGGCGTCTGACGATTTATGCTGCCTCGTCGAAATGAGCTATCTTGATTTTCATTTCATGGAGACGTTTCAATAACTTGACGATAGGCCTATAtggattgtttattttatttgacctATTAAAACGAGCGCCATGTCTAGTCCCTGCCAGACTGTCTAATAGTGTCTAATAATAGCCATAGAACATCACAGCTGCTAATTTTTCATAATCAGCCATTTAAAGCCAAGCTGAACGCTTCTGTTCCCAGGACATGACAAGAGTCATAATCTACCTATGTGAGAACTTTTGCTTTGCAAGGAGGCCTATATTTGGTAGGATACAACCACTTTGGGGCTTGCGGCATGCCACATAATTAGGCATAGTTCTAGATAAGTTTCACGCAACGTCAGGTGTGGAAAATTGCTCGGATTTACTTAAATAGAGACAGCCTGTCTGATTTTTTTTAGATGCCATGGGTTACTTGGGAAAATTTGGATGCAACGAGGGGTAAATTAGGCACAGGTCAGATTTTCTTGTATCAATAGGTTGATTATTGGATGTCATAGACTATTTTAGGAAAAGTTTGAGGTGGGATAATTTTTCGCAAGGAATTTAagggtgtgtgcaaaaaatagccgTATTCAAGATACCGCAACGGCTACATGCGCatatagacagcaatgcattctggtcgAAAATGTGGCATGATGGTTggatttcagtcatgttgcgccgacagggtgacatgtcacatggtgccaaactactgcaggatgaatgcgactgcagacaGACATTGCAACCCCcacagttgcttatccccgtctGCAAGGGTATGCAGACCGCCTccaaggtcacgcgcccatgcACTGGTTGACCAACAACTCACTCATGTGTGTATATAGGTGCCTTgcctcacacccctacacaagtttgcactgctccccacttcagctcctcctccccacctgtccccaCACCTCACATGTGGTGttttagtagatcaaactggtgcgagctcatcgtctcatgcatatttgtggccgacattaaataccacccacatcatgacaacaagttctcgctcacatgcttcgtCTATGTCGATCAACAGCATCAAAATCGAGGCTACTGactcagtgaggttgtggaatgCATTTCTCTCACCAGCTTATGGGGCACTGATGTCTCCCTTTTCTGCAAACCTCACGCCTGTAGGCCTTCTTGTACTAGTGTCGCTTGCTGCAGTTGGTAGGCTATtgagcatgtaggcctaactaaggtcagctgttcggtagctcagctcgatgggcaatcaccggCAGTAATTGGTGCCTGGAGGTGCGCATACCTGACGGCATCCGGTTTCTATGGAGATTCCCACCATATTACGGGCCATAGGAATTcaggtttgacagaaatataagACAGATGTCAACAACAGGCATTTGTGTATTCCTGCATTCTTTCCCCATTAGGGACAGGTACAGCACAATCACATGGGTGTGTTTACCAAACGAAATataataataaagtaatgttgctatcccccattcttttgaaactcggtcaAGTaggggttttattgtcaatttctttacatgcactggtcataccaAAGcacttgctttcccatacagacatagactaatctaggtaaggacatagacagtatagacatagacagtacttatacatggacttaagacagtatggacattgtgagtgcaggtgactcactagccatgaaCCTCAAAGTTACTTTCGGACGcgacacaaaacagaaataaaagtctggagtccaaaacttaagtttgatgtctttctttatagtaacttaaaataatacaaaacaaaagatgaattcctaactcctatctaaaaactaactgaaatgtgacggtcaaaagactgtgatgctcctatggttcgtggcttctacactgacgttcttcatgcgtcctgacggttttatattaatatcagcagccaatcaaaatgcaccACAGTATCTAGTGTCTAGGTAAAAAACTACAAAATTACAAAATGAATTCGTATAATACTAAATATGCATACAATACTTCCTAAGTATCCAAATTAACTGTAATTCTGCTCAATATCAATTCTAAATACAAAATCTATatacataaacaaacattttACTTAAAACATAGAAAATGGCTCTAACATATCCCGGCCCCTAATTGACTAGGCCTTAGCATATCAATCATCAACTTAAACTTAACTCAGAGCCATTACCTTTCTACTGCATGTCTTACACGAACTTATCATTAACCACCTTGTCTCTTTTCAAGTTTCAGGAAACTCTAATCTTAATTTACAGGTAAGTCTTTCTCTACTCAGGTaagtctttctcttctttcttcattcTTCTCCCTGCAATAAACAAAGTTTAGTTATTGGTCTTTGGATGGTGCTGGTCTTCGTCCGGACTTCAGCACTTCGGACCACCCCTCTGGAGTCTGGCACGACCTTGGTGATTCTGCCCAGCATCCAGCAGTTCCTGGCCAGGGATGGATCCGCGACAAGGACGACATCTCCAACCTTGAAGCTCCTCTTCAATCCACCTCCTCCAGAATAAATCAGTCATATACTGAATTTGTCTCCAGCGCCGTCGTGCGTAGACATCGTCGTTACTGAACACACCAGGTGGCATGCTGGGTTGCGTCTTCAACAGGAGTAGATGATTTGGGGTTAACGGCTCGAGGTCGTTGGGGTCATCTGTGTTGGTTGTAATAGGTCTCCCATTGATGATGCTCTCAACTTCGCGCAGGAAAGTATGCAGTCCTTCATCATCTAACGATTGCTGCCTTATAACAGAACGCAGGACCTTCCTCACGGTACGAATTTGACGTTCCCATATGCCGCCATGATGAGATGCAGCAGGCGGGTTAAACAGCCACTGCACTCCCTTCTGCATCATAGCTTCATTGATGCGGCTCTGGTCCAGTTCTTTCAAGGCttgtctcaactctctctctgcgCCGACCAGATTAGTGCCGTTGTCGGAACGGATGACAGAAACTTGACCTCGTCTGGCTTGGAACCGACATAGAGCGTTGATACACGAGTCCGTGTCGAGGGAGTATGCGACTTCTATATGCACTGCTCTGACTGTCAGACATGTGAAGAGCACTCCGTACCGTTTGACCTTGGCTCGTCCTCTTTTTATCTCAAAAGGACCAAAGTAGTCCATGCCTGTGTTTGTAAAAGGCGGTTTGTCGGGTAGCAGACGATCTTGTGGCAAGTCTGCCATTTTCTGTTCCCCAGCCTTTGCATGCAGTCTTTTACAGAGGTTGCACTCTGTGATCACTGTTCTTGCTGCTGCATTGGCTCTAGGTATCCAATATCGTTGTCTTAGTCTTGCCAGGACAAGATTTCTGCCGCCGCATCCAGTTTCTAGGTGGGTATGGTGGAGaatgaggtaggctactctgtgtTGTTTCGACAGAAGGAAAGGATGCTTGGCCTCCTCAGGCATCGCTGATCTGTTCAGGCGGCCCCCTACTCTCAAAACACCATCTTGTAAGTATGGATCCAATTTGAAAATTGAGCTGGTTCTTTTCACATTTTTATTTCCTTTCTGTAGTACTTCTATTTCTTCAGCATAGGTCTGTCTCTGGCTGTATTTGATCAGCTCCATTTCTGCTCTGGATAGCTCTTCAACTGTGAGCATTTTCTTTTCCAAGTTCTTTTTACAGGTGTTCATTTGTTCTTCAACCATTggtttgtgtttttctgtgtcatGTTCAGATTCTTTCACAGCTTTCActaattcttttcttttctcactcaGGTGTTGCAGTATCTCTTTTAGGCGCAGAATCCAAGCGGTTGCCTTCTTGAGTCGGTACCAGCTGGAGTAATGCTCCACAAGTTGGTTCACTGGATCTGTGTTGTCGACCACTGGATTCGTGCACGATACAGCAGCTGATGTCTTCACCTCTTCATCACTTTCTGACAGGTAAGTAGACTGTTCAGGTTGCTCTGGCCAGTGGTCAGGCTCGCTCAGGAAGCTAGGCCCTTGAAACCAGTTGTCGCTTGACATGAAGCTCTCTATCTTTAAGCCTCTTGAAGCTTGATCAGCTGGGTTCTGGGAGGTGTTGACATACTTCCACTGAGCTCTTGTGGTGGCTTCTCTAATGAAAGAGACGCGGTTAGCCACAAACGTCTTAAAACGAAGAGTGTCATTTTCAATGTACCTTAGTACAGTCGTACTATCTGTCCAGAAGATGGAATGTGTCAAGGGAACTTGAAGTTCTTCTTTTAGCATTCGGTCAACCTTGACTGAGACCATGGCAGCTGTCAACTCCATCCTTGGGATCGTAACTTGCTTGAGCGGAGCAACTCGGGACTTGCCCATCAAGAAGCAAACGTGTTTCTGTTCTTGCTCATTCGTCAACAGGAGGTAAGACACAACCCCGTATCCGTCTTGACTTGCGTCTGAAAAATGGTGGATTTGTGCGACCTTTGTGACTCCGAATGAGCTGGGCTTGAAACATCTGCTCACGCTGAGCTCTGACAGCTTGTCAAGGTCTGCTAGCCACTTCTTCCATGTTCGTTGTGGCTTCTCTGAGATTTCCTCATCCCAGCCTTGTTTGTTCTTGCAAAGGTTTCTCAGAATGAGCTTGACGGGCAGGAGTAGTGGCGCCAAAAACCCCATCGGGTCATACACCGAACTAACAACTGAAAGGATGCCTCGTCTTGTGCATGGCTTGTCAGGCAGCTGAATCTTGAACTTGAAGCTATCGGAACTTGTGCACCACTGCACGCCTAACGCTCGTTCAACTGGTAGTTCGTCTTGCTGCAAGTCCAGATCTTTGACTTCAGCTGATCTTTCGTCGCCAGGGATGGAGCACAGCAAGGCCCTACTGTTGCTTACCCACTTGGTTAAGTGGAAGCCGCCACTGGCACACAACTCCGTCAGCTCCTTTGCAAGATGCACAGCTTCCTCTTCGGTGGCAACTGACTTCAAACAGTCGTCCACATAGAAGTTCTTGAGGACTGTCTCTGCGGCTTCTGGTGAAGTAGTTGCAGCTGCGCCTTGTGCTGTTCTCCTGAGCGCATACGAAGCGCAACTGGGGGACGACGTGGCTCCGAAGAGGTGCACGCACATCCTGTACTCTTCCACGGGTTCGTTCAGATTGCCGCCTGGCCACCAAAGGAAGCGCAACAGATCTGCGTCTTCATCTGGAACCCGCACCTGGTAGAACATGGATTCGATGTCCGCCATCAGTGCGACAGGCTCCTGCCTGAACCTCAGCAGCACTCCGATTAGGGTGTTTGTAAGGTCCGGCCCTTGTAGCAGTCTGTCGTTCAGCGAAACTCCTTGGTATGTTGCCGCGCAATCGAACACAACCCTCAACTTTTTCTTTTTCGGGTGGTACACCCCGTGGTGTGGGATGAACCACACTCTCCCGTCACTGCGACTCAGCTGCTCATCTGGAACTCTGGTGGCGTAGCCTTTCTCCAGGATGTTGTTCATGAAGCTGTTGTACTCTTGAAAGAAGTCTGCATTTCTGTTGAACTTCCGCTTCAGGGAGTTGAGCCGTTGCTCAGCTATACCACGGTTGCATGGCATCTTCACAGAGTCTTCCTTCAGAGGCAGCTTGATGGTGTAATGGCCATCGATCAGATGTGCTGATGTTGTCACAGTGTGCATAAACTGTTTGTCATGTTGTGATGGCTCTGACTTGTCCTCGCACCGGCGTTCGGGGAAATCAGCCTCGTAGTGCCTCATCAACATGTCTTCTATGCTTAGAACAGAGATGCGATTCACTGAGAAA contains:
- the LOC134448070 gene encoding uncharacterized protein LOC134448070; protein product: MDWPQIKPDDRKGLKNYALFLIGCGNTVSDVDYMDEMNNPTTMKSILSKLPFKLKEKWRGHAYDIYEKKRRRAKFPDLVDFVYHQAKVVNDPLFGDILDATSGKQVDTKKKSSSGKGESKRSSFAVNVAATEKSAPKGQAEKKAAKSGNAFQSPCLFCKKNHALSVCNKIKEKPQNERIDFLKSQGLCFSCLTAGHLSKDCKKKSSCPDCSFKHPAILHVVKEESAQEKNSADDSASNAAEETNALVSAGCGRGDQTGAGNNACILPIVPVQIRHKRGSSIIKTYAFLDQGSTATFCTEDLAKKLNIRGRKTEYILHTMSQEQKVSSYVLTDLEVCGLDGQDYIKLPNVYTHPDIPAKRTNIPQRKDLEKWSYLNRVHLPKLESEIGLLIGSNAHKAMEPWEIINSRNEGPWAVKTALGWCVNGPVSRCQDKQSDGAEGQSFSVNRISVLSIEDMLMRHYEADFPERRCEDKSEPSQHDKQFMHTVTTSAHLIDGHYTIKLPLKEDSVKMPCNRGIAEQRLNSLKRKFNRNADFFQEYNSFMNNILEKGYATRVPDEQLSRSDGRVWFIPHHGVYHPKKKKLRVVFDCAATYQGVSLNDRLLQGPDLTNTLIGVLLRFRQEPVALMADIESMFYQVRVPDEDADLLRFLWWPGGNLNEPVEEYRMCVHLFGATSSPSCASYALRRTAQGAAATTSPEAAETVLKNFYVDDCLKSVATEEEAVHLAKELTELCASGGFHLTKWVSNSRALLCSIPGDERSAEVKDLDLQQDELPVERALGVQWCTSSDSFKFKIQLPDKPCTRRGILSVVSSVYDPMGFLAPLLLPVKLILRNLCKNKQGWDEEISEKPQRTWKKWLADLDKLSELSVSRCFKPSSFGVTKVAQIHHFSDASQDGYGVVSYLLLTNEQEQKHVCFLMGKSRVAPLKQVTIPRMELTAAMVSVKVDRMLKEELQVPLTHSIFWTDSTTVLRYIENDTLRFKTFVANRVSFIREATTRAQWKYVNTSQNPADQASRGLKIESFMSSDNWFQGPSFLSEPDHWPEQPEQSTYLSESDEEVKTSAAVSCTNPVVDNTDPVNQLVEHYSSWYRLKKATAWILRLKEILQHLSEKRKELVKAVKESEHDTEKHKPMVEEQMNTCKKNLEKKMLTVEELSRAEMELIKYSQRQTYAEEIEVLQKGNKNVKRTSSIFKLDPYLQDGVLRVGGRLNRSAMPEEAKHPFLLSKQHRVAYLILHHTHLETGCGGRNLVLARLRQRYWIPRANAAARTVITECNLCKRLHAKAGEQKMADLPQDRLLPDKPPFTNTGMDYFGPFEIKRGRAKVKRYGVLFTCLTVRAVHIEVAYSLDTDSCINALCRFQARRGQVSVIRSDNGTNLVGAERELRQALKELDQSRINEAMMQKGVQWLFNPPAASHHGGIWERQIRTVRKVLRSVIRQQSLDDEGLHTFLREVESIINGRPITTNTDDPNDLEPLTPNHLLLLKTQPSMPPGVFSNDDVYARRRWRQIQYMTDLFWRRWIEEELQGWRCRPCRGSIPGQELLDAGQNHQGRARLQRGGPKC